From Selenomonas sp. AB3002, one genomic window encodes:
- a CDS encoding dicarboxylate/amino acid:cation symporter produces the protein MFERWRSFELAGESYRETIASIGEALKKLGVSEKEAETARQLTEHIFSLQLALRPEVRVKVNLRKRFGDISLRMETIGNAYNPLQVLTEWDENDPDYERTIVLKSKKEMLSYSHSNGKNIVTIKVHEAGNKQIRYTLLAMVMGILVGALIKEVAPQDLITMLNKNIIDSIRTMFLNSLNMMIAPVVFFSIIAGLTSISSASDIGRIGGKLVGTYMCTTIIATAFSIIIGLCMFHSGVPQVGTVSGSGEGVSVSLLDMIVNVVPKDLVEPIVNRDMLQIIFVSVLFGITINMLGEKAQLLKNITETMNTFCLRVITLLAQFIPLIAFLSMMALMFTVGTDSLLLLGRVLVGQFIGSMAMIGVYATVILLMGKISPRPFLKKIGSFVPIAISMGSSNAAMPFTMKFCTEKMGVSPRLSSFSIPLGATVNMDGGCFYFSIQAILLAKMYGLEMTPAFIGALFVTVVALSIGAPGVPGGSFVCLTSIIVSFGLPTEASAIVLGIDPLTSMFRTSINTIGDIAATTALSKHENMMDEAVYMNTEA, from the coding sequence ATGTTCGAAAGATGGCGTTCTTTTGAGCTTGCAGGAGAAAGTTACCGAGAGACCATCGCATCAATCGGCGAGGCCCTGAAAAAGCTGGGCGTATCAGAAAAGGAGGCGGAGACAGCCAGACAGCTGACGGAACATATCTTTTCGCTACAGCTTGCATTGCGCCCAGAAGTCCGTGTCAAGGTCAATCTGAGAAAACGCTTCGGCGACATTTCGCTGCGGATGGAAACCATAGGCAACGCCTACAATCCCCTGCAGGTCTTGACGGAATGGGACGAAAACGACCCGGACTATGAGCGGACCATTGTCCTTAAATCAAAAAAGGAGATGCTTTCCTATTCCCATAGCAACGGAAAGAACATCGTAACCATCAAGGTACATGAAGCTGGCAACAAACAGATACGCTACACGCTGTTAGCCATGGTCATGGGCATACTGGTGGGGGCCCTCATCAAGGAAGTTGCTCCGCAGGATCTCATCACGATGTTGAACAAGAACATCATAGACAGCATACGGACCATGTTCCTGAATTCCCTGAATATGATGATTGCCCCAGTGGTTTTCTTTTCCATCATTGCAGGACTCACCAGCATATCAAGCGCCTCCGATATCGGACGCATTGGCGGCAAGCTGGTGGGAACATATATGTGTACCACAATCATCGCCACAGCGTTCAGCATTATCATCGGCCTGTGCATGTTCCACAGCGGCGTGCCACAGGTAGGGACAGTCAGCGGCAGTGGAGAAGGCGTAAGCGTTTCCCTGCTGGACATGATAGTGAACGTAGTGCCGAAGGATCTGGTAGAACCCATCGTAAACCGCGATATGCTGCAGATCATTTTCGTCTCTGTGTTGTTCGGCATAACCATAAATATGCTGGGTGAAAAAGCACAGCTTCTGAAAAATATCACTGAAACCATGAATACCTTCTGTCTGCGCGTCATTACCCTGTTGGCGCAATTCATCCCGCTGATTGCCTTTCTTTCCATGATGGCTCTGATGTTCACGGTAGGCACCGACTCGCTGCTGCTTCTAGGGCGGGTGCTGGTGGGACAGTTCATCGGCTCCATGGCCATGATTGGGGTTTATGCAACAGTCATACTCCTGATGGGGAAAATTTCTCCCCGCCCCTTCCTGAAAAAAATCGGCAGCTTCGTGCCAATAGCAATTTCCATGGGCAGCAGCAACGCCGCTATGCCCTTCACCATGAAATTCTGCACGGAAAAAATGGGAGTTTCGCCGCGTCTGTCCTCCTTTTCCATCCCCTTGGGCGCAACAGTCAATATGGACGGCGGCTGCTTCTATTTTTCCATCCAGGCAATCCTGCTGGCGAAAATGTACGGCCTGGAAATGACACCGGCTTTTATCGGGGCGCTTTTCGTCACCGTTGTGGCGCTCTCCATCGGAGCACCAGGGGTGCCTGGCGGTTCCTTCGTCTGCCTGACCTCAATCATCGTTTCTTTCGGCCTGCCTACGGAAGCGTCAGCAATAGTGCTGGGGATAGACCCGCTGACGTCTATGTTCCGCACCTCCATCAACACCATAGGTGATATTGCCGCGACAACAGCCTTGTCGAAGCACGAAAACATGATGGATGAGGCTGTGTATATGAACACGGAAGCATAA
- the mutL gene encoding DNA mismatch repair endonuclease MutL has protein sequence MKSESIIHVLDDNTINKIAAGEVVERPASVVKELVENAMDAGATRIEVEVMAGGTSFMRVTDNGKGMSEADARMAIQRHATSKIREVSDLNTIGTLGFRGEALPTIASVSRFSMLTRPQGEDLGTRVDITGGKDPDFSEAGCSLGTTIKVEDLFFNTPARKKFLKTNHTEGAHINDFIVKLALSRPDIEFHFINNNKKAVVTPGKGNLFDTIGAIYGPQAADSLLAVSFEDEEVKITGFITKPTFLKSSRGWQTYIVNGRIVQNRAIAKAIDNAYKSLIPKSGYPLAVLKIEVPQRTIDVNVHPQKSELKFEDESRIFKAVYKSVRDAIRPAEPQDLTQVAAVVERPKAHFTPQQEPMEFVPATEPLTAGGGRGSSSSYYQDRGWRSAPNPVEMPWQDKPAMTLSEAREQLKVQNYVELESKTEKVAEESIEPSVEIGRVVSHASVENAGVNEETVFAFAGGLMPIGQVALTYIVAQDGEGLYIVDQHAAHERILFDHLCASADKIPSQQLLLHQVLTFDSKEYAMIEEHQELFGELGFALSPAGDREMRLSEIPADVPVAEAEDLIREILEGLHDLHSVSAAEIRQHVLATTACRAAIKAGEVLNLKQMQILLEELMNTAFPYTCPHGRPTILKFSSEDLAKMFKRTGFNL, from the coding sequence ATGAAGAGCGAGAGCATTATCCATGTGCTGGATGACAATACCATTAATAAGATAGCCGCAGGCGAAGTGGTGGAGCGTCCCGCCTCCGTGGTGAAGGAACTGGTGGAAAATGCCATGGATGCCGGGGCTACCCGCATTGAGGTGGAGGTCATGGCCGGGGGCACCAGTTTCATGCGGGTGACGGACAACGGCAAGGGTATGAGCGAGGCTGATGCCCGCATGGCTATCCAGCGTCACGCCACCAGCAAGATTCGTGAAGTGTCAGACCTTAATACTATCGGCACTTTGGGGTTTCGAGGGGAGGCCCTGCCCACTATTGCTTCTGTGTCCCGCTTTTCCATGCTGACCCGCCCTCAGGGAGAAGATCTGGGCACCCGGGTTGATATCACTGGGGGAAAGGACCCTGACTTTTCCGAGGCGGGCTGCAGTTTGGGCACTACCATCAAAGTGGAGGACCTGTTCTTCAACACCCCTGCCCGCAAGAAGTTTTTGAAGACCAACCATACGGAAGGGGCTCATATCAACGACTTCATTGTGAAGTTGGCCCTGTCCCGGCCGGATATCGAGTTCCACTTCATCAACAACAACAAGAAAGCAGTGGTGACCCCGGGCAAGGGCAACCTCTTTGACACCATCGGCGCCATTTATGGCCCGCAGGCGGCAGATTCTTTGCTGGCAGTATCCTTTGAGGATGAGGAAGTGAAAATCACGGGCTTCATTACCAAGCCCACCTTTCTCAAGAGCAGCCGCGGCTGGCAGACCTATATCGTAAACGGGCGCATCGTGCAGAACAGGGCCATTGCCAAGGCCATAGACAATGCTTACAAGTCCCTGATACCCAAGAGCGGCTACCCTTTGGCGGTACTGAAGATAGAGGTGCCCCAGCGCACCATAGACGTGAATGTGCATCCCCAGAAAAGCGAGCTGAAGTTCGAGGACGAAAGCCGCATCTTCAAGGCTGTGTATAAGTCTGTGCGGGATGCTATACGTCCGGCAGAACCCCAGGACCTCACCCAGGTGGCAGCGGTGGTGGAGCGGCCCAAGGCCCATTTCACACCACAGCAGGAACCTATGGAATTTGTGCCTGCGACAGAGCCTTTGACTGCAGGGGGAGGCAGAGGAAGCTCAAGTTCCTATTATCAGGACAGGGGCTGGAGGTCTGCTCCTAACCCGGTAGAAATGCCCTGGCAGGATAAGCCGGCTATGACCCTCAGTGAGGCCAGGGAACAGTTGAAGGTTCAAAACTATGTCGAGCTGGAATCGAAAACTGAAAAGGTTGCAGAGGAAAGCATAGAGCCTTCGGTTGAAATAGGCAGGGTGGTTTCCCATGCTTCCGTGGAAAATGCCGGCGTCAATGAGGAGACGGTCTTTGCTTTTGCAGGGGGACTCATGCCCATCGGCCAGGTGGCCCTGACCTATATTGTGGCACAGGACGGCGAGGGACTATATATCGTCGACCAGCACGCTGCCCATGAACGCATTCTCTTTGATCATCTCTGCGCATCGGCAGACAAGATTCCCTCTCAGCAGCTGCTGCTCCATCAGGTGCTCACCTTTGACAGCAAGGAATATGCGATGATTGAGGAACATCAGGAACTCTTCGGGGAACTGGGCTTTGCCCTTTCGCCTGCCGGGGATAGGGAAATGCGCCTTAGCGAGATTCCCGCTGACGTGCCGGTGGCAGAGGCAGAGGACCTGATCAGGGAAATCCTGGAAGGCCTCCATGACCTGCATTCTGTCTCAGCAGCGGAAATTCGCCAGCACGTGCTGGCTACTACCGCCTGCCGGGCTGCCATCAAGGCAGGAGAGGTGCTGAACCTGAAGCAGATGCAGATCCTTCTGGAAGAATTGATGAATACGGCCTTTCCCTATACCTGCCCCCATGGCCGTCCCACCATCCTGAAGTTTTCCAGTGAAGACCTGGCCAAGATGTTCAAGCGCACCGGGTTCAATCTTTAA
- the mutS gene encoding DNA mismatch repair protein MutS produces the protein MELTPMMQQYLATKEQEPDALLFFRLGDFYEMFFEDAKTVSRELGLTLTSRSGDKENCPMCGVPYHAAEQYVGKLIAKGYKVAIAEQIGDPKAKGLTKREIIKVVTPGTVLSDNALVNANNNYIALLHEDAVSGDIVLAGADISTGECFYGLYQGANRLQMMLDELYRLMMPELVLVGALSFMETLQEFVELRMPNCLFTRLTEVTEEMEDILVQHFDASQRPSQQLVKEGVATLLSYLHRTVKTDLSQISKLTVLDASENLVIDTYTLRNLEITRNLRDGGKKDTLLDVMDMTQTAMGTRLLKKWLEYPLLSIMSIEARLDAVEELVNDMTRRRSLRDACKEVYDFERLLTRIEVGTANARDLISLKVSLACLPAIRRSLSEAQAKLLQQGYEGIQEFQPLVELIERAIVDEPGFSVREGGIIKDGYNEELDEYRRLSRDSKSMLQEIEEREKEETGIKTLKIGYNKVFGYYIEVRKSGTDMVPAHYVRKQTLANAERYITDELKTFETKILGAQEKIEAIEYNLFTEIREVIKGQLSSIQQTAHEIAIVDVLGSLAEAASGYNYVRPRLRTDGVIDIKDGRHPLVERILTRDLFVPNDTHLSHGDSEIMLITGPNMAGKSTYMRQVALLTLMAQIGSFIPAREASISPVDRIFTRIGASDDLVSGQSTFMVEMNEVAQILKYATKDSLVILDEIGRGTSTFDGMSIARAVIEHIEKKVHAKTLFATHYHELTDLEDDKIKNFCVAVKERGTQVAFLRRIVPGAADKSYGIHVARLAGLPKVVTQRAQDILTELESQHGEAVPQVSAPQAEAKAEAEPMMASLFASSLSDSLLSLDVMTMTPLEAMNELYKLQKQAKKEAGRA, from the coding sequence ATGGAACTTACGCCAATGATGCAGCAATACCTGGCCACGAAAGAGCAGGAGCCTGATGCCCTGCTCTTTTTCCGGTTAGGGGACTTTTATGAGATGTTCTTCGAGGATGCCAAGACCGTGTCCAGGGAGCTGGGCCTGACCCTCACCAGCCGCAGCGGGGACAAGGAAAACTGCCCCATGTGCGGGGTGCCCTACCATGCAGCAGAGCAGTATGTGGGCAAGCTCATTGCCAAGGGCTACAAGGTGGCCATTGCCGAGCAGATTGGCGATCCCAAGGCCAAAGGACTCACCAAAAGGGAAATCATCAAGGTAGTGACTCCCGGCACGGTGCTGTCGGATAATGCCCTGGTAAATGCCAATAACAATTACATTGCCCTGCTCCATGAGGACGCCGTCAGCGGTGATATTGTGCTGGCTGGGGCGGATATCTCCACTGGTGAGTGTTTCTATGGCCTCTATCAGGGGGCAAACCGCCTGCAGATGATGCTGGACGAGCTCTACCGGCTCATGATGCCTGAGCTGGTATTGGTAGGGGCTCTGAGCTTTATGGAGACTCTGCAGGAGTTTGTGGAACTGCGCATGCCAAACTGCCTCTTTACCCGTCTGACAGAGGTTACTGAGGAGATGGAGGATATCCTGGTGCAGCATTTCGATGCTTCCCAGCGTCCCTCCCAGCAGTTGGTGAAGGAAGGGGTGGCAACCCTGCTTTCCTACCTGCACCGCACGGTGAAGACAGACCTTTCCCAGATCAGCAAGCTGACGGTGCTGGATGCCTCGGAAAATCTGGTGATAGATACCTATACTTTGAGGAATCTGGAAATCACCCGCAATCTCAGGGATGGGGGCAAGAAGGATACCCTGCTGGACGTGATGGATATGACCCAGACTGCCATGGGCACCCGCCTGCTGAAGAAGTGGCTGGAGTATCCCCTGCTCAGCATCATGAGCATCGAGGCCAGGCTGGATGCGGTGGAGGAACTTGTAAATGATATGACCCGCCGCAGGAGCCTGCGTGACGCCTGCAAGGAAGTCTATGATTTCGAGCGCCTGCTGACCCGCATCGAGGTGGGGACGGCTAATGCCCGCGATCTGATTTCTCTGAAGGTTTCTCTGGCCTGCCTGCCCGCTATCCGCAGGTCATTGTCAGAGGCCCAGGCAAAGCTGCTGCAGCAGGGCTATGAGGGCATCCAGGAGTTCCAGCCTTTGGTGGAGCTGATTGAGCGGGCTATTGTGGATGAGCCGGGCTTTTCCGTTCGGGAAGGCGGCATCATCAAAGACGGCTACAATGAGGAACTTGATGAGTATCGCCGTTTGTCCCGGGACAGCAAGTCCATGCTGCAGGAAATCGAGGAGCGGGAGAAGGAAGAGACGGGCATCAAGACCCTGAAAATCGGCTACAACAAGGTTTTCGGCTACTATATCGAGGTGCGGAAAAGCGGCACGGATATGGTGCCGGCCCACTATGTGCGCAAGCAGACCCTGGCCAATGCGGAGAGGTACATCACCGATGAGCTCAAGACCTTCGAGACCAAGATCCTGGGGGCGCAGGAAAAGATTGAGGCCATTGAGTACAACCTCTTTACGGAAATCAGGGAGGTCATCAAGGGGCAGCTCTCTTCCATCCAGCAGACAGCTCATGAGATTGCCATTGTGGATGTGCTGGGCAGCCTGGCAGAGGCCGCTTCCGGCTATAACTATGTGCGGCCAAGATTGCGCACGGATGGGGTCATAGACATCAAGGACGGACGTCACCCCTTGGTGGAACGCATTCTTACTCGTGACCTGTTTGTGCCTAATGATACTCATCTAAGCCACGGTGACAGCGAAATCATGCTGATTACCGGGCCCAATATGGCGGGTAAGTCCACCTATATGAGGCAGGTGGCCCTGCTGACCCTCATGGCCCAGATTGGCAGCTTTATCCCTGCCCGGGAGGCTTCCATTTCCCCTGTGGACAGGATTTTCACCCGCATCGGCGCCAGTGACGACCTGGTCAGCGGCCAGAGTACCTTCATGGTGGAGATGAACGAGGTAGCCCAGATCCTGAAATACGCCACCAAGGACAGCCTGGTGATCCTGGATGAGATTGGCCGCGGCACCAGCACCTTTGATGGCATGAGCATTGCCCGGGCGGTGATTGAGCATATCGAGAAGAAAGTCCATGCCAAGACCCTCTTTGCCACCCACTACCATGAATTGACGGATCTGGAAGACGACAAGATCAAGAATTTCTGCGTGGCGGTGAAGGAGCGGGGGACCCAGGTGGCCTTCCTAAGGCGCATTGTGCCGGGGGCGGCTGACAAGTCATACGGCATACATGTGGCGAGACTGGCAGGGCTGCCCAAGGTGGTGACCCAGCGGGCCCAGGACATCCTTACGGAGCTGGAATCACAGCATGGGGAAGCGGTGCCCCAGGTTTCGGCACCCCAGGCAGAGGCAAAGGCCGAAGCAGAACCTATGATGGCCTCCCTTTTTGCCTCCAGTCTCAGCGACAGCCTGCTCTCCCTGGATGTCATGACCATGACACCACTGGAAGCCATGAATGAGCTTTACAAGCTGCAGAAACAGGCCAAAAAGGAGGCGGGGAGAGCATGA
- the miaB gene encoding tRNA (N6-isopentenyl adenosine(37)-C2)-methylthiotransferase MiaB, which translates to MADINGRKYCKLIVYGCQGNVSDGERMAGQLKAIGYERTEEMEQADLILINTCCVRETAEDKVYGKIGEIKALKRKKPELIFGIAGCMAQKEGEALIKRAPHIDFVLGTSKVHSLSQTVRRIEAERQHVVDVNLTETELPDESEAPVLRDGKLSAWVPIMYGCNNFCTYCIVPYVRGRERSRLPEDIVKEVEQAARAGYKEVTLLGQNVNSYGKDHKQADFAELLAMVDKVDGIERVRFMTSHPKDLSDKVIEAMAQGRHLCEHIHLPVQHGSSKILKAMNRVYTAEAYKDLVKRIRVALPEVSLTTDLIVGFPGETEEDFEGLLAFLKEIRYDAAYTFIYSKRSGTPAAEMEDQVPEDVKKARLQRLMEVQNEISLEINQALLGKTLEVMVEGPSKNDESVWMGHTRSNKIVLFPHGQEKAGDFVQVKITSPQTWVLKGEVC; encoded by the coding sequence ATGGCAGATATAAATGGAAGAAAATATTGCAAGCTGATAGTCTACGGCTGTCAGGGGAATGTCTCCGACGGGGAGCGCATGGCCGGGCAGCTGAAGGCTATTGGCTATGAGCGGACGGAGGAGATGGAGCAGGCGGATCTCATCCTCATCAACACCTGCTGCGTGAGGGAGACGGCTGAGGACAAGGTTTACGGCAAGATCGGGGAAATCAAGGCCCTGAAGCGCAAGAAGCCGGAGCTGATCTTCGGCATTGCGGGCTGCATGGCACAGAAGGAGGGGGAGGCTCTTATCAAAAGGGCTCCCCATATTGACTTCGTGCTGGGCACCAGCAAGGTGCATTCCCTGTCCCAGACAGTGCGCCGCATTGAGGCGGAACGCCAGCATGTGGTGGACGTGAATCTCACGGAAACCGAGCTGCCGGATGAGTCTGAGGCCCCTGTGCTTCGGGATGGCAAGCTGTCTGCCTGGGTGCCCATCATGTACGGCTGCAATAATTTCTGCACCTACTGCATCGTGCCCTATGTGCGAGGCCGGGAGCGCAGCCGTCTGCCGGAGGATATCGTAAAAGAGGTGGAGCAGGCTGCCAGGGCAGGTTATAAGGAAGTTACCCTCCTGGGGCAGAATGTGAACTCCTATGGCAAGGATCACAAGCAAGCTGACTTTGCGGAACTCCTGGCCATGGTGGATAAAGTGGATGGCATTGAGCGGGTGCGCTTCATGACTTCCCACCCCAAAGACCTCAGCGACAAGGTGATTGAGGCCATGGCTCAGGGCAGGCACCTTTGCGAGCATATCCACCTGCCGGTGCAGCATGGCAGCAGCAAGATACTGAAGGCTATGAACCGTGTCTATACGGCTGAGGCCTACAAGGATTTGGTGAAGCGCATCCGCGTGGCTCTGCCTGAGGTGAGCCTGACTACTGACCTGATTGTGGGCTTCCCCGGGGAGACAGAGGAGGACTTTGAGGGGTTGCTCGCTTTTCTCAAGGAAATACGCTATGATGCGGCTTATACCTTCATCTACTCCAAGCGTTCCGGTACCCCTGCCGCGGAGATGGAGGATCAGGTGCCTGAGGATGTGAAGAAGGCAAGGCTCCAGAGACTGATGGAGGTGCAGAACGAAATCAGCCTGGAGATCAATCAGGCCCTCCTGGGCAAGACTCTGGAAGTCATGGTAGAGGGGCCCAGCAAGAATGACGAAAGTGTCTGGATGGGCCATACCCGCAGCAACAAGATTGTGCTTTTCCCCCATGGGCAGGAAAAAGCAGGGGACTTTGTCCAAGTGAAGATAACCAGCCCCCAGACCTGGGTGCTGAAAGGTGAGGTTTGCTAA
- a CDS encoding acyltransferase family protein gives MAVLEKGRIAWLDAVKGIAIALVVAFHCIGGEWFYPFSTFMMPLFFVAAGYSLNLQKWQARKLEFFWSRVRRILVPYFLMEICFWPLWSVRGLYMPPVGTRLPPLEALAGIFEGNCASLPLIALWFLPCFFLAENIFLWAFPDRPGKTPIVRDILAALALSALGYGISCFVHLPWGLDIALFVQGYLMLGRWLRLVGVQRLSDAWCVLLPVLLIALQVYVNGSFDMASRTYGVNPLLAYISNIGGCIMVMRIMQWLVRESEAFLVEMGRRSMAIYILHPLVQIIITDILLSTIVEGDYGTIFYVWQAGVPIAILGILLPIYVSRHWAQKPFCVIWDSKSLLWENDL, from the coding sequence ATGGCTGTGCTTGAAAAAGGCCGCATTGCCTGGCTGGATGCAGTGAAAGGTATTGCCATTGCTTTGGTGGTGGCCTTCCACTGCATTGGCGGGGAATGGTTTTACCCGTTCTCAACGTTCATGATGCCGCTGTTCTTTGTGGCGGCAGGGTATTCCCTGAATTTGCAGAAGTGGCAGGCTCGGAAGCTTGAGTTCTTTTGGTCACGTGTCCGCCGTATCCTGGTTCCATATTTCCTGATGGAAATATGCTTCTGGCCTTTATGGTCTGTACGGGGGTTATATATGCCGCCGGTGGGAACCAGGCTGCCTCCCCTGGAGGCATTAGCTGGCATATTTGAAGGGAACTGTGCAAGCCTGCCTCTCATCGCACTATGGTTTCTTCCTTGTTTTTTCCTGGCAGAAAATATTTTCTTGTGGGCGTTTCCTGACAGGCCCGGGAAAACACCAATAGTGCGGGATATCTTGGCCGCTCTGGCCTTGAGTGCTCTTGGCTATGGAATCAGTTGTTTTGTGCATCTCCCCTGGGGGCTGGACATTGCGCTTTTCGTGCAGGGCTACCTCATGCTGGGAAGATGGCTTCGCCTGGTGGGGGTGCAGAGGCTTTCTGATGCTTGGTGTGTATTGCTGCCCGTCCTTCTGATTGCATTGCAGGTTTACGTCAATGGAAGTTTTGATATGGCCTCAAGAACGTATGGAGTAAATCCTCTGCTGGCTTATATCAGCAATATTGGCGGCTGCATAATGGTGATGCGCATAATGCAGTGGCTGGTAAGGGAAAGTGAAGCATTCTTGGTGGAAATGGGCAGGCGTTCTATGGCTATTTATATTTTGCACCCGCTGGTGCAGATTATTATTACTGATATTTTGCTTTCAACGATTGTAGAGGGGGATTATGGGACTATTTTCTACGTTTGGCAGGCGGGGGTGCCAATTGCTATTTTGGGCATCTTGCTTCCCATATATGTGTCCCGTCATTGGGCGCAGAAACCTTTTTGCGTTATTTGGGACTCTAAGAGTTTATTATGGGAAAATGATTTATGA